The Methanolacinia petrolearia DSM 11571 genome has a segment encoding these proteins:
- a CDS encoding ATP-binding protein, which yields MNLAKDTDNIRKATKYFRSHSLRKPDGGKRIFVAGKGGVGKTSISALLAAMFADDGRNVLAVDEDPQQNLPFSLGYPPEKASEIVPLSKNADYIEEKIGCRPGEGWGGMMRLNPDVADVVDRFGVKVTDRISVLVMGSISLAATGCLCPENALLSSVVGYIRLRDDEVIIMDTQAGVEHFGRSMAEGFSTAIVVTEPSFNSISVALHSAELAKQLGIPDIHLVVNRVRSEADIEKSERLIGDLSAFSSVRYIPFDDEVIDREPDITGLKDMNTPFSESVRELYEELR from the coding sequence GTGAATTTGGCGAAAGATACGGACAACATCCGGAAGGCGACGAAATACTTCCGGAGCCATTCCCTGCGAAAGCCCGACGGCGGGAAGAGAATCTTCGTCGCGGGAAAAGGCGGAGTAGGCAAGACCTCGATCTCCGCCCTCCTTGCCGCGATGTTCGCGGACGACGGCAGGAATGTCCTCGCTGTCGACGAGGACCCGCAGCAGAACCTGCCGTTCTCCCTTGGCTATCCGCCCGAAAAGGCATCCGAGATAGTCCCGCTCTCGAAGAATGCCGACTATATCGAGGAGAAGATCGGCTGCCGGCCCGGCGAGGGGTGGGGCGGAATGATGAGGCTCAACCCCGATGTCGCCGATGTCGTCGACAGGTTCGGAGTGAAGGTCACCGACCGGATAAGCGTCCTCGTGATGGGCAGCATCTCGCTCGCCGCGACCGGCTGCCTCTGCCCGGAAAACGCCCTCCTGAGTAGTGTCGTCGGCTACATCCGCCTGAGGGACGACGAGGTCATAATCATGGACACCCAGGCCGGCGTCGAGCACTTCGGGAGATCGATGGCCGAAGGATTCTCGACCGCGATCGTAGTCACCGAGCCGTCCTTCAACTCGATATCCGTCGCTCTCCATTCCGCAGAACTCGCAAAACAGCTCGGGATCCCGGACATCCATCTAGTCGTAAACAGGGTCCGGTCCGAGGCGGACATAGAAAAGTCCGAAAGGCTCATCGGGGATCTTTCGGCCTTCAGCTCGGTCCGCTACATCCCGTTCGACGACGAAGTCATCGACCGCGAACCGGACATCACCGGCTTAAAAGATATGAATACCCCGTTCTCCGAATCCGTCCGGGAACTCTACGAGGAGCTGAGATAG
- a CDS encoding cation-translocating P-type ATPase — protein sequence MAGDHGGQKESWHTLDAAAVMEKLATSPQGLTADERRRRLAEYGKNEIKEEKKVSPLVVFLRQFRSILIGILIAAALVSVFLGEIVDTIAIMLIVILNAAVGFANEWQAEKAIDALKKMLGLSATVLVNGSQVEVDSKDIVPGDVLVLEMGKKVPADAYVIHSATLQADESALTGESVPVEKAVCSLEEETPLSGKRNMVFMGTTIVNGRGRAVVTATGMNTEFGEIAGLTESIKDEETPLSRRLNVLGRQISIISVLVAVLIVVAGLLQNRELQEMFMTAVSLAVAVIPEGLPAVVTLTLAIGIRHMYNKKCLIRHLSASETLGTVSIICTDKTGTLTKNEMTLKEIYTPGHFTDVGGAGYEPEGDFTRDGQVIDPTADEGIRAFLRAGLFCNHAVLEEMDEEWKILGMPTEGALVVAAHKAWIPEYTLDIQNIKKEFSFDSSRKRMTTILDAGGNNHAYSKGAPEVISGLSSFYLKDGEILPMDDAARNEFLEVYESMAKKGLRVLAVAEKELGNELPETAEEGEKDLVFLGFAGIIDPPREEVKEALRTCDSAGIGVIMITGDSALTAKAVADSVGLESDGVLGAADIDELSDEELADRLWKTRILARVTAEHKLRIVGILSEAGAVVAMTGDGINDAPALKKADVGIAMGIKGTDVAKEASDIILVDDNFDSIVEGIHEGRREYDNIQKFTRYLLSSNIGEIIAIAGGLLMNLPLVLLPIQILWINLVTDGVAALAIGAEPAESDIMKHRPREIDRPVLDRKAMLMITVIGAWIGLLTLFVFIRSYEADIDEARTMAFTGIIIFELINVLNFRSFRWNLTNIGILSNPFIVAALVASVIIQVAVIYIPWFQVFLSTVPMPAMDWIILAALGLPLLFAGELYKYIVRKKGEKIKPGRERGYLSSS from the coding sequence TCCCCAGGGACTGACTGCGGACGAGAGGAGACGGAGGCTCGCTGAGTACGGTAAAAATGAGATTAAAGAGGAGAAAAAAGTCTCGCCTCTCGTCGTCTTCCTGAGACAGTTCCGGAGCATACTCATCGGAATCCTGATCGCGGCCGCCCTCGTCTCGGTCTTTCTGGGCGAGATCGTCGATACGATAGCCATCATGCTGATCGTGATACTGAACGCGGCAGTCGGTTTCGCGAACGAATGGCAGGCGGAAAAGGCGATCGACGCCCTCAAAAAGATGCTCGGCCTCAGTGCAACGGTTCTCGTCAACGGGTCCCAGGTAGAGGTCGATTCGAAGGATATAGTCCCCGGCGACGTGCTGGTCCTCGAAATGGGGAAGAAGGTTCCCGCCGACGCTTACGTGATCCATTCGGCGACCCTCCAGGCGGACGAGTCCGCACTTACCGGTGAATCGGTCCCGGTGGAGAAGGCGGTCTGCAGCCTCGAAGAGGAAACTCCGCTCTCCGGTAAAAGGAACATGGTCTTCATGGGAACCACGATCGTCAACGGAAGGGGACGGGCGGTCGTTACCGCGACGGGGATGAATACGGAATTCGGGGAGATCGCCGGGCTCACGGAGAGCATTAAGGACGAGGAGACGCCACTTTCGAGACGGCTCAATGTTCTCGGCAGGCAGATCAGCATAATCTCCGTCCTCGTCGCCGTGCTGATCGTCGTTGCCGGATTGCTCCAGAACAGGGAGCTGCAGGAGATGTTCATGACCGCAGTCTCCCTCGCGGTCGCCGTGATTCCCGAGGGGCTCCCCGCCGTCGTGACCCTGACTCTCGCGATCGGGATTCGGCACATGTACAACAAGAAGTGCCTCATCCGCCACCTGAGCGCCTCTGAGACACTCGGGACCGTATCCATAATCTGCACGGACAAGACCGGGACGCTCACGAAGAACGAGATGACCCTGAAGGAGATCTATACGCCCGGGCATTTCACGGATGTCGGCGGGGCAGGCTACGAACCGGAGGGCGACTTCACGAGGGACGGGCAGGTTATCGACCCGACTGCTGACGAGGGCATCAGGGCCTTCCTCAGGGCGGGACTGTTCTGCAACCATGCGGTACTCGAAGAGATGGACGAAGAGTGGAAGATCCTCGGGATGCCGACCGAGGGGGCGCTGGTGGTCGCGGCTCACAAGGCGTGGATTCCCGAATACACTCTCGACATACAGAATATCAAAAAGGAGTTCTCGTTCGATTCGTCGAGAAAGCGGATGACCACTATACTGGATGCGGGTGGAAACAATCACGCGTATTCGAAGGGTGCACCGGAGGTAATCTCCGGCCTTTCGTCGTTCTACCTGAAGGACGGGGAGATCCTGCCGATGGACGATGCCGCACGGAATGAGTTCCTGGAAGTTTACGAGTCGATGGCGAAGAAGGGCCTGAGGGTTCTCGCGGTCGCGGAGAAAGAGCTCGGGAACGAACTCCCGGAGACTGCGGAGGAAGGGGAGAAGGATCTCGTCTTCCTCGGTTTCGCCGGCATCATCGACCCGCCGAGGGAGGAGGTGAAGGAGGCGCTTCGGACGTGCGACTCGGCAGGAATCGGCGTCATTATGATCACCGGGGACTCGGCTCTTACTGCAAAGGCGGTCGCGGATTCGGTCGGGCTCGAGAGCGACGGGGTGCTCGGGGCGGCCGATATCGACGAACTCTCAGACGAGGAGCTTGCGGACAGGCTCTGGAAGACGAGGATTCTCGCGAGGGTCACGGCCGAGCACAAGCTGAGGATCGTCGGGATTCTCTCGGAAGCCGGGGCTGTGGTCGCGATGACCGGTGACGGGATCAACGACGCTCCTGCACTGAAGAAGGCGGACGTGGGAATCGCGATGGGCATCAAGGGGACGGATGTCGCAAAGGAGGCGAGCGACATCATCCTCGTCGACGACAACTTCGACAGCATTGTCGAGGGAATCCACGAGGGCCGGAGGGAGTACGACAATATCCAGAAGTTCACGAGATACCTGCTATCGTCCAATATCGGGGAGATCATCGCGATCGCCGGCGGCCTCCTGATGAACCTGCCGCTGGTCCTCCTGCCGATCCAGATATTGTGGATAAATCTGGTGACCGACGGGGTCGCGGCCCTTGCGATCGGTGCGGAGCCGGCGGAGAGCGACATCATGAAGCACAGGCCCCGCGAGATCGACAGGCCGGTTCTCGACAGGAAGGCGATGCTGATGATAACGGTCATCGGGGCGTGGATCGGGCTCCTGACGCTCTTCGTCTTCATCCGGTCGTACGAGGCGGATATCGACGAGGCCCGGACGATGGCGTTTACGGGGATTATCATATTCGAGCTGATTAACGTGCTGAACTTCAGGTCGTTCAGGTGGAACCTGACCAATATCGGCATCCTGTCGAACCCGTTCATAGTCGCGGCACTTGTCGCGAGCGTCATAATCCAGGTGGCGGTCATCTATATCCCGTGGTTCCAGGTCTTCCTGAGCACTGTTCCGATGCCGGCAATGGACTGGATCATCCTCGCGGCACTCGGCCTGCCGCTGCTCTTCGCGGGAGAGTTATACAAGTATATCGTGAGAAAAAAAGGTGAAAAGATTAAGCCGGGGCGGGAGCGGGGCTATCTCAGCTCCTCGTAG